One genomic window of Monodelphis domestica isolate mMonDom1 chromosome 1, mMonDom1.pri, whole genome shotgun sequence includes the following:
- the LOC103101408 gene encoding zinc finger protein 420-like isoform X2, with protein MTRERAESEGFRRASWRREPGVPGMALERDRLPGQVVTFKDVAVDFTWEEWCLLSPPQKELYKEVMLENAHNLLSVAPPEGVLSYLEQREAPWMLEQEGLRSCCPEGEIRPEMKANPTDVSFPVEEMDLQRHMSDCPAYFDFREFCVAPQNSSHIEHKRMYTEEKSSESNQCRRTFMHKASFAGHQRIHSGEKAYECKKCGKTFSRSSSLAIHQRIHTGEKPYECNQCGKTFSQKSHLALHHRIHTGEKPYECKQCGKTFRLSFSLALHQKIHNGKKPYECKQCGKVFSSRSHLAVHQRIHTGEKPYECKQCGKTFTNNSSVAIHQRVHTGEKPYECKQCGKTFSQRPHLAAHQRVHTGEKPYECKQCGKAFSRRSHLAVHQRIHTGEKPYECKQCGKTFRWNSKLAIHNRIHTGEKPYECKQCGKTFRQTFELAVHQRIHTGAKPYECNQCGKTFANNSSLAVHQRVHTGEKPYECSQCGKTFTYNSSLAVHQRVHTGEKPYECKQCGKTFSRSSKLALHQRIHTGEKPYECKQCGKTFNQSSSLALHQRIHSGKKPYECKECGKTFSQNSHLAVHQRIHTGEKPFECKQCGKAFSRRSYLAIHQRIHTGEKPYGCKQCGKTFRRSFELAVHQRVHTGEKPYECNQCGKTFTSNSTLAVHQRVHTGEKPYECNQCGKTFTYNSNLAVHRRVHTGEKPYECKQCGKTFTYNSSLAIHRRVHTGEKPYECKQCGKTFSKSSHLSHHKRIHTGEKP; from the exons ATGACCAGAGAGAGGGCAGAGAGTGAAGGGTTcaggagggcttcctggaggag GGAGCCTGGAGTGCCAGGGATGGCCTTGGAGAGGGACAGACTGCCAGGCCAG GTggtgacattcaaggatgtggctgtggacttcacatGGGAGGAGTGGtgcctcttgtcccctccccagaaggagctgtacaaggaggtgatgctggagaatgcccaCAATCttctctctgtgg CTCCCCCAGAAGGCGTGCTCTCTTATTTGGAACAGAGGGAAGCCCCGTGGATGCTGGAGCAAGAAGGCCTGAGGAGCTGCTGCCCAG aaggAGAGATCAGACCTGAAATGAAAGCGAATCCAACAGACGTAAGCTTTCCTGTGGAAGAAATGGACCTTCAAAGACACATGAGTGATTGTCCTGCTTACTTTGATTTCAGAGAATTCTGTGTTGCACCTCAAAATTCATCCCATATTGAACATAAAAGAATGTACACTGAAGAAAAATCTAGTGAAAGTAATCAGTGCAGGAGGACTTTTATGCACAAGGCCAGTTTTGCTGGACATCAGAGAATACACTCTGGTGAGAAAGCTTATGAATGTaagaaatgtggaaagacattcagtcggagctcctctcttgctatacatcagagaatccacactggggagaaaccttatgaatgcaatcaatgtggaaagacatttagtCAGAAATCCCATCTTGCTTTACATcatagaatccacactggggagaaaccttatgaatgcaagcaatgtggaaagacattcagactGAGCTTCAGTCTTGCActacatcagaaaatccacaatggcaaaaaaccttatgaatgcaaacagtgtggaaaggtaTTCAGTTCAAGatcccatcttgctgtacatcagagaatccacactggggagaaaccttatgaatgcaagcaatgtggaaagacattcacaaaTAACTCCAGTGTTGCCatacatcagagagtccacactggggagaaaccttatgaatgcaagcagtgtggaaagacattcagtcagagacctcatcttgctgcacatcagagagtccacactggggagaaaccttatgaatgcaagcagtgtggaaaggcattcagtagGAGatcccatcttgctgtacatcagagaatccacactggggagaaaccttatgaatgtaagcaatgtggaaagacattcaggtGGAACTCCAAACTTGCTATACATAATagaatccatactggggagaaaccttatgaatgtaaacaatgtggaaaaacTTTCAGACAGACTTTCgaacttgctgtacatcagagaattcacacggGGGCAAAACCTTACGAATGCAATCAGTGTGGAAAAACATTTGCAAATAACTctagtcttgctgtacatcaaagagtccacactggggagaaaccatatgaatgcaGTCAGTGTGGAAAGACCTTCACATATAATTCCAGTCTTGCTGTGCATCAGAGAgtccatactggggagaaaccttatgaatgtaagcaatgtggaaagacattcagtcggagcTCCAAACTTGctctacatcagagaatccacactggggagaaaccttatgaatgtaagcaatgtggaaagacattcaatcaGAGTTCCAGTCTTGctttacatcagagaatccacagcggcaagaaaccttatgaatgcaaagaatgtgggaagacattcagtcagaactcccatcttgctgtacatcagagaatccacactggggagaaaccttttgaatgtaagcaatgtggaaaagCATTCAGTCGGAGATCCTatcttgctatacatcagagaatccacacaggGGAGAAACCATATGGATGCAAGCAATGTGGGAAGACTTTCAGACGGAGCTTTgaacttgctgtacatcagagagtccacactggggagaaaccttatgaatgcaatcagtgtggaaagacattcacaagTAACTCCactcttgctgtacatcagagagtccacactggggagaaaccttatgaatgcaatcagtgtggaaagacattcacataTAACTCCAATCTTGCTGTACATCGGAgagtccacactggagagaaaccttatgagtgcaagcaatgtggaaagacattcacataTAACTCTAGTCTTGCTATACATCggagagtccacactggggagaaaccttatgaatgcaagcaatgtggaaaaacATTCAGTAAGAGCTCCCATCTTTCTCATCataagagaatccacactggggagaaaccttaa
- the LOC103101408 gene encoding zinc finger protein 420-like isoform X1 has translation MTRERAESEGFRRASWRREPGVPGMALERDRLPGQVVTFKDVAVDFTWEEWCLLSPPQKELYKEVMLENAHNLLSVGLPAPPEGVLSYLEQREAPWMLEQEGLRSCCPEGEIRPEMKANPTDVSFPVEEMDLQRHMSDCPAYFDFREFCVAPQNSSHIEHKRMYTEEKSSESNQCRRTFMHKASFAGHQRIHSGEKAYECKKCGKTFSRSSSLAIHQRIHTGEKPYECNQCGKTFSQKSHLALHHRIHTGEKPYECKQCGKTFRLSFSLALHQKIHNGKKPYECKQCGKVFSSRSHLAVHQRIHTGEKPYECKQCGKTFTNNSSVAIHQRVHTGEKPYECKQCGKTFSQRPHLAAHQRVHTGEKPYECKQCGKAFSRRSHLAVHQRIHTGEKPYECKQCGKTFRWNSKLAIHNRIHTGEKPYECKQCGKTFRQTFELAVHQRIHTGAKPYECNQCGKTFANNSSLAVHQRVHTGEKPYECSQCGKTFTYNSSLAVHQRVHTGEKPYECKQCGKTFSRSSKLALHQRIHTGEKPYECKQCGKTFNQSSSLALHQRIHSGKKPYECKECGKTFSQNSHLAVHQRIHTGEKPFECKQCGKAFSRRSYLAIHQRIHTGEKPYGCKQCGKTFRRSFELAVHQRVHTGEKPYECNQCGKTFTSNSTLAVHQRVHTGEKPYECNQCGKTFTYNSNLAVHRRVHTGEKPYECKQCGKTFTYNSSLAIHRRVHTGEKPYECKQCGKTFSKSSHLSHHKRIHTGEKP, from the exons ATGACCAGAGAGAGGGCAGAGAGTGAAGGGTTcaggagggcttcctggaggag GGAGCCTGGAGTGCCAGGGATGGCCTTGGAGAGGGACAGACTGCCAGGCCAG GTggtgacattcaaggatgtggctgtggacttcacatGGGAGGAGTGGtgcctcttgtcccctccccagaaggagctgtacaaggaggtgatgctggagaatgcccaCAATCttctctctgtgg GGCTTCCAGCTCCCCCAGAAGGCGTGCTCTCTTATTTGGAACAGAGGGAAGCCCCGTGGATGCTGGAGCAAGAAGGCCTGAGGAGCTGCTGCCCAG aaggAGAGATCAGACCTGAAATGAAAGCGAATCCAACAGACGTAAGCTTTCCTGTGGAAGAAATGGACCTTCAAAGACACATGAGTGATTGTCCTGCTTACTTTGATTTCAGAGAATTCTGTGTTGCACCTCAAAATTCATCCCATATTGAACATAAAAGAATGTACACTGAAGAAAAATCTAGTGAAAGTAATCAGTGCAGGAGGACTTTTATGCACAAGGCCAGTTTTGCTGGACATCAGAGAATACACTCTGGTGAGAAAGCTTATGAATGTaagaaatgtggaaagacattcagtcggagctcctctcttgctatacatcagagaatccacactggggagaaaccttatgaatgcaatcaatgtggaaagacatttagtCAGAAATCCCATCTTGCTTTACATcatagaatccacactggggagaaaccttatgaatgcaagcaatgtggaaagacattcagactGAGCTTCAGTCTTGCActacatcagaaaatccacaatggcaaaaaaccttatgaatgcaaacagtgtggaaaggtaTTCAGTTCAAGatcccatcttgctgtacatcagagaatccacactggggagaaaccttatgaatgcaagcaatgtggaaagacattcacaaaTAACTCCAGTGTTGCCatacatcagagagtccacactggggagaaaccttatgaatgcaagcagtgtggaaagacattcagtcagagacctcatcttgctgcacatcagagagtccacactggggagaaaccttatgaatgcaagcagtgtggaaaggcattcagtagGAGatcccatcttgctgtacatcagagaatccacactggggagaaaccttatgaatgtaagcaatgtggaaagacattcaggtGGAACTCCAAACTTGCTATACATAATagaatccatactggggagaaaccttatgaatgtaaacaatgtggaaaaacTTTCAGACAGACTTTCgaacttgctgtacatcagagaattcacacggGGGCAAAACCTTACGAATGCAATCAGTGTGGAAAAACATTTGCAAATAACTctagtcttgctgtacatcaaagagtccacactggggagaaaccatatgaatgcaGTCAGTGTGGAAAGACCTTCACATATAATTCCAGTCTTGCTGTGCATCAGAGAgtccatactggggagaaaccttatgaatgtaagcaatgtggaaagacattcagtcggagcTCCAAACTTGctctacatcagagaatccacactggggagaaaccttatgaatgtaagcaatgtggaaagacattcaatcaGAGTTCCAGTCTTGctttacatcagagaatccacagcggcaagaaaccttatgaatgcaaagaatgtgggaagacattcagtcagaactcccatcttgctgtacatcagagaatccacactggggagaaaccttttgaatgtaagcaatgtggaaaagCATTCAGTCGGAGATCCTatcttgctatacatcagagaatccacacaggGGAGAAACCATATGGATGCAAGCAATGTGGGAAGACTTTCAGACGGAGCTTTgaacttgctgtacatcagagagtccacactggggagaaaccttatgaatgcaatcagtgtggaaagacattcacaagTAACTCCactcttgctgtacatcagagagtccacactggggagaaaccttatgaatgcaatcagtgtggaaagacattcacataTAACTCCAATCTTGCTGTACATCGGAgagtccacactggagagaaaccttatgagtgcaagcaatgtggaaagacattcacataTAACTCTAGTCTTGCTATACATCggagagtccacactggggagaaaccttatgaatgcaagcaatgtggaaaaacATTCAGTAAGAGCTCCCATCTTTCTCATCataagagaatccacactggggagaaaccttaa
- the LOC103101408 gene encoding zinc finger protein 420-like isoform X4, with the protein MALERDRLPGQVVTFKDVAVDFTWEEWCLLSPPQKELYKEVMLENAHNLLSVAPPEGVLSYLEQREAPWMLEQEGLRSCCPEGEIRPEMKANPTDVSFPVEEMDLQRHMSDCPAYFDFREFCVAPQNSSHIEHKRMYTEEKSSESNQCRRTFMHKASFAGHQRIHSGEKAYECKKCGKTFSRSSSLAIHQRIHTGEKPYECNQCGKTFSQKSHLALHHRIHTGEKPYECKQCGKTFRLSFSLALHQKIHNGKKPYECKQCGKVFSSRSHLAVHQRIHTGEKPYECKQCGKTFTNNSSVAIHQRVHTGEKPYECKQCGKTFSQRPHLAAHQRVHTGEKPYECKQCGKAFSRRSHLAVHQRIHTGEKPYECKQCGKTFRWNSKLAIHNRIHTGEKPYECKQCGKTFRQTFELAVHQRIHTGAKPYECNQCGKTFANNSSLAVHQRVHTGEKPYECSQCGKTFTYNSSLAVHQRVHTGEKPYECKQCGKTFSRSSKLALHQRIHTGEKPYECKQCGKTFNQSSSLALHQRIHSGKKPYECKECGKTFSQNSHLAVHQRIHTGEKPFECKQCGKAFSRRSYLAIHQRIHTGEKPYGCKQCGKTFRRSFELAVHQRVHTGEKPYECNQCGKTFTSNSTLAVHQRVHTGEKPYECNQCGKTFTYNSNLAVHRRVHTGEKPYECKQCGKTFTYNSSLAIHRRVHTGEKPYECKQCGKTFSKSSHLSHHKRIHTGEKP; encoded by the exons ATGGCCTTGGAGAGGGACAGACTGCCAGGCCAG GTggtgacattcaaggatgtggctgtggacttcacatGGGAGGAGTGGtgcctcttgtcccctccccagaaggagctgtacaaggaggtgatgctggagaatgcccaCAATCttctctctgtgg CTCCCCCAGAAGGCGTGCTCTCTTATTTGGAACAGAGGGAAGCCCCGTGGATGCTGGAGCAAGAAGGCCTGAGGAGCTGCTGCCCAG aaggAGAGATCAGACCTGAAATGAAAGCGAATCCAACAGACGTAAGCTTTCCTGTGGAAGAAATGGACCTTCAAAGACACATGAGTGATTGTCCTGCTTACTTTGATTTCAGAGAATTCTGTGTTGCACCTCAAAATTCATCCCATATTGAACATAAAAGAATGTACACTGAAGAAAAATCTAGTGAAAGTAATCAGTGCAGGAGGACTTTTATGCACAAGGCCAGTTTTGCTGGACATCAGAGAATACACTCTGGTGAGAAAGCTTATGAATGTaagaaatgtggaaagacattcagtcggagctcctctcttgctatacatcagagaatccacactggggagaaaccttatgaatgcaatcaatgtggaaagacatttagtCAGAAATCCCATCTTGCTTTACATcatagaatccacactggggagaaaccttatgaatgcaagcaatgtggaaagacattcagactGAGCTTCAGTCTTGCActacatcagaaaatccacaatggcaaaaaaccttatgaatgcaaacagtgtggaaaggtaTTCAGTTCAAGatcccatcttgctgtacatcagagaatccacactggggagaaaccttatgaatgcaagcaatgtggaaagacattcacaaaTAACTCCAGTGTTGCCatacatcagagagtccacactggggagaaaccttatgaatgcaagcagtgtggaaagacattcagtcagagacctcatcttgctgcacatcagagagtccacactggggagaaaccttatgaatgcaagcagtgtggaaaggcattcagtagGAGatcccatcttgctgtacatcagagaatccacactggggagaaaccttatgaatgtaagcaatgtggaaagacattcaggtGGAACTCCAAACTTGCTATACATAATagaatccatactggggagaaaccttatgaatgtaaacaatgtggaaaaacTTTCAGACAGACTTTCgaacttgctgtacatcagagaattcacacggGGGCAAAACCTTACGAATGCAATCAGTGTGGAAAAACATTTGCAAATAACTctagtcttgctgtacatcaaagagtccacactggggagaaaccatatgaatgcaGTCAGTGTGGAAAGACCTTCACATATAATTCCAGTCTTGCTGTGCATCAGAGAgtccatactggggagaaaccttatgaatgtaagcaatgtggaaagacattcagtcggagcTCCAAACTTGctctacatcagagaatccacactggggagaaaccttatgaatgtaagcaatgtggaaagacattcaatcaGAGTTCCAGTCTTGctttacatcagagaatccacagcggcaagaaaccttatgaatgcaaagaatgtgggaagacattcagtcagaactcccatcttgctgtacatcagagaatccacactggggagaaaccttttgaatgtaagcaatgtggaaaagCATTCAGTCGGAGATCCTatcttgctatacatcagagaatccacacaggGGAGAAACCATATGGATGCAAGCAATGTGGGAAGACTTTCAGACGGAGCTTTgaacttgctgtacatcagagagtccacactggggagaaaccttatgaatgcaatcagtgtggaaagacattcacaagTAACTCCactcttgctgtacatcagagagtccacactggggagaaaccttatgaatgcaatcagtgtggaaagacattcacataTAACTCCAATCTTGCTGTACATCGGAgagtccacactggagagaaaccttatgagtgcaagcaatgtggaaagacattcacataTAACTCTAGTCTTGCTATACATCggagagtccacactggggagaaaccttatgaatgcaagcaatgtggaaaaacATTCAGTAAGAGCTCCCATCTTTCTCATCataagagaatccacactggggagaaaccttaa
- the LOC103101408 gene encoding zinc finger protein 420-like isoform X3, whose translation MALERDRLPGQVVTFKDVAVDFTWEEWCLLSPPQKELYKEVMLENAHNLLSVGLPAPPEGVLSYLEQREAPWMLEQEGLRSCCPEGEIRPEMKANPTDVSFPVEEMDLQRHMSDCPAYFDFREFCVAPQNSSHIEHKRMYTEEKSSESNQCRRTFMHKASFAGHQRIHSGEKAYECKKCGKTFSRSSSLAIHQRIHTGEKPYECNQCGKTFSQKSHLALHHRIHTGEKPYECKQCGKTFRLSFSLALHQKIHNGKKPYECKQCGKVFSSRSHLAVHQRIHTGEKPYECKQCGKTFTNNSSVAIHQRVHTGEKPYECKQCGKTFSQRPHLAAHQRVHTGEKPYECKQCGKAFSRRSHLAVHQRIHTGEKPYECKQCGKTFRWNSKLAIHNRIHTGEKPYECKQCGKTFRQTFELAVHQRIHTGAKPYECNQCGKTFANNSSLAVHQRVHTGEKPYECSQCGKTFTYNSSLAVHQRVHTGEKPYECKQCGKTFSRSSKLALHQRIHTGEKPYECKQCGKTFNQSSSLALHQRIHSGKKPYECKECGKTFSQNSHLAVHQRIHTGEKPFECKQCGKAFSRRSYLAIHQRIHTGEKPYGCKQCGKTFRRSFELAVHQRVHTGEKPYECNQCGKTFTSNSTLAVHQRVHTGEKPYECNQCGKTFTYNSNLAVHRRVHTGEKPYECKQCGKTFTYNSSLAIHRRVHTGEKPYECKQCGKTFSKSSHLSHHKRIHTGEKP comes from the exons ATGGCCTTGGAGAGGGACAGACTGCCAGGCCAG GTggtgacattcaaggatgtggctgtggacttcacatGGGAGGAGTGGtgcctcttgtcccctccccagaaggagctgtacaaggaggtgatgctggagaatgcccaCAATCttctctctgtgg GGCTTCCAGCTCCCCCAGAAGGCGTGCTCTCTTATTTGGAACAGAGGGAAGCCCCGTGGATGCTGGAGCAAGAAGGCCTGAGGAGCTGCTGCCCAG aaggAGAGATCAGACCTGAAATGAAAGCGAATCCAACAGACGTAAGCTTTCCTGTGGAAGAAATGGACCTTCAAAGACACATGAGTGATTGTCCTGCTTACTTTGATTTCAGAGAATTCTGTGTTGCACCTCAAAATTCATCCCATATTGAACATAAAAGAATGTACACTGAAGAAAAATCTAGTGAAAGTAATCAGTGCAGGAGGACTTTTATGCACAAGGCCAGTTTTGCTGGACATCAGAGAATACACTCTGGTGAGAAAGCTTATGAATGTaagaaatgtggaaagacattcagtcggagctcctctcttgctatacatcagagaatccacactggggagaaaccttatgaatgcaatcaatgtggaaagacatttagtCAGAAATCCCATCTTGCTTTACATcatagaatccacactggggagaaaccttatgaatgcaagcaatgtggaaagacattcagactGAGCTTCAGTCTTGCActacatcagaaaatccacaatggcaaaaaaccttatgaatgcaaacagtgtggaaaggtaTTCAGTTCAAGatcccatcttgctgtacatcagagaatccacactggggagaaaccttatgaatgcaagcaatgtggaaagacattcacaaaTAACTCCAGTGTTGCCatacatcagagagtccacactggggagaaaccttatgaatgcaagcagtgtggaaagacattcagtcagagacctcatcttgctgcacatcagagagtccacactggggagaaaccttatgaatgcaagcagtgtggaaaggcattcagtagGAGatcccatcttgctgtacatcagagaatccacactggggagaaaccttatgaatgtaagcaatgtggaaagacattcaggtGGAACTCCAAACTTGCTATACATAATagaatccatactggggagaaaccttatgaatgtaaacaatgtggaaaaacTTTCAGACAGACTTTCgaacttgctgtacatcagagaattcacacggGGGCAAAACCTTACGAATGCAATCAGTGTGGAAAAACATTTGCAAATAACTctagtcttgctgtacatcaaagagtccacactggggagaaaccatatgaatgcaGTCAGTGTGGAAAGACCTTCACATATAATTCCAGTCTTGCTGTGCATCAGAGAgtccatactggggagaaaccttatgaatgtaagcaatgtggaaagacattcagtcggagcTCCAAACTTGctctacatcagagaatccacactggggagaaaccttatgaatgtaagcaatgtggaaagacattcaatcaGAGTTCCAGTCTTGctttacatcagagaatccacagcggcaagaaaccttatgaatgcaaagaatgtgggaagacattcagtcagaactcccatcttgctgtacatcagagaatccacactggggagaaaccttttgaatgtaagcaatgtggaaaagCATTCAGTCGGAGATCCTatcttgctatacatcagagaatccacacaggGGAGAAACCATATGGATGCAAGCAATGTGGGAAGACTTTCAGACGGAGCTTTgaacttgctgtacatcagagagtccacactggggagaaaccttatgaatgcaatcagtgtggaaagacattcacaagTAACTCCactcttgctgtacatcagagagtccacactggggagaaaccttatgaatgcaatcagtgtggaaagacattcacataTAACTCCAATCTTGCTGTACATCGGAgagtccacactggagagaaaccttatgagtgcaagcaatgtggaaagacattcacataTAACTCTAGTCTTGCTATACATCggagagtccacactggggagaaaccttatgaatgcaagcaatgtggaaaaacATTCAGTAAGAGCTCCCATCTTTCTCATCataagagaatccacactggggagaaaccttaa